The following are from one region of the Polyangiaceae bacterium genome:
- a CDS encoding glycerophosphodiester phosphodiesterase, which translates to MSLKACGAALLLMLSLTGCGSDDSAPEPGGPLLLSNHFLNIAHRGGRKLAPEHTLVAYQNGLDVGADILELDVHGTSDGVLVLMHDETVDRTTNGTGAISEMTFAELRSLDAAYNFSEDGGQSFPHRGQGIQVPTLEEVFDAHPDTEFVIEIKQETPSIVPEFAEIVRAKGMTEKISAGSFHSSTVQELRQLMPEVPSAYALGEILDFVDLNDESSYIPPGKVLQVPPEQLGISIINETTVARAKRFDLKIHAWTINDATEMEQLINLGVDGIITDDPITLDQVRKQLGK; encoded by the coding sequence ATGTCTCTCAAGGCTTGCGGCGCGGCTCTATTGCTCATGCTTTCGCTCACTGGCTGTGGCAGCGACGACTCTGCGCCGGAGCCCGGAGGGCCGCTCTTGCTGTCGAACCACTTCCTCAACATCGCCCATCGCGGGGGCCGCAAGTTGGCCCCTGAGCACACCTTGGTCGCGTATCAAAACGGCCTCGACGTCGGCGCCGATATCCTCGAGTTGGACGTGCACGGCACCTCCGACGGCGTGCTGGTACTGATGCACGACGAGACGGTGGATCGCACAACCAATGGCACCGGCGCGATCTCGGAGATGACCTTCGCCGAGCTACGCAGCTTGGACGCGGCGTACAACTTCAGCGAAGACGGCGGACAATCGTTCCCCCATCGCGGCCAAGGCATCCAGGTTCCAACCCTCGAGGAGGTATTCGACGCGCACCCGGACACCGAGTTCGTGATCGAGATCAAGCAGGAGACGCCGAGCATCGTCCCCGAGTTCGCCGAGATCGTGCGAGCCAAGGGCATGACTGAAAAAATCTCCGCGGGCTCCTTCCATAGCTCCACCGTGCAAGAGCTCAGGCAGCTGATGCCCGAGGTGCCAAGCGCATATGCCCTGGGGGAGATCCTGGACTTCGTCGACCTGAACGACGAGTCGAGCTATATTCCCCCAGGAAAAGTGCTCCAGGTGCCGCCAGAGCAGCTCGGCATCAGTATCATCAACGAGACCACCGTCGCTCGCGCCAAGCGCTTCGACCTCAAGATCCACGCGTGGACCATCAACGACGCAACCGAGATGGAACAGCTGATAAACCTCGGCGTCGACGGCATCATCACCGACGATCCGATCACGCTTGACCAAGTGCGCAAGCAGCTCGGCAAGTAG
- a CDS encoding patatin-like phospholipase family protein, whose protein sequence is MSDGVSNKSGRRLAIILSGGGARGAYEAGVLWYLFDELTRLRGAPPRVDILCGTSVGAINCAFTAAHLSDPVLGVRRLVDVWSGLRLDRVLGFGVRQALSLPKVLMGGGQGTGVFDVAPMSHLVHKEIPWRSVSRSLRKGHLKALSVSATEVSTGRTVIFMQTGPNTALPTRAPPRTLIRADRIGPQHALASAAIPLLFPPVQIGSQLYVDGGVRQNTPIAPAIRLGATHVLVVGTSRLVRGVVHPQPDLQAPGATFLLGKILNALLLDHLDNDLGMVNLLNDTMESGRAAFGLDYVDKLNAAAALRGGHRFSEISTMVVRPTERVGKLAGDYLRKGKLKAGPVVTKRLLKLLDVGVADDADLASYLLFDGGFARSLIDLGRADAYARRTELLDFFGEVEEAGPPDDEGQDSSSWTLPPPAVG, encoded by the coding sequence TTGTCGGACGGTGTGAGCAACAAATCCGGACGACGTCTAGCCATCATCCTGTCGGGGGGAGGTGCGCGGGGTGCGTACGAAGCAGGGGTGCTTTGGTACCTCTTCGACGAGCTCACGCGGCTCCGCGGTGCACCGCCACGCGTCGATATTCTGTGCGGGACAAGCGTCGGCGCGATCAATTGCGCGTTCACCGCTGCGCACTTGAGCGACCCGGTGCTCGGTGTGCGGCGCCTGGTCGATGTGTGGAGCGGCCTGCGCCTGGATCGCGTGCTTGGCTTCGGCGTCCGGCAGGCCTTGTCGCTGCCCAAGGTGTTGATGGGCGGCGGCCAAGGCACTGGCGTGTTCGACGTCGCGCCGATGTCCCACCTGGTGCACAAGGAGATCCCGTGGCGCTCCGTCTCCCGCAGCCTGCGTAAGGGTCACCTCAAGGCGCTGAGCGTTTCCGCGACGGAAGTCAGCACCGGACGCACCGTGATCTTCATGCAGACGGGGCCGAACACCGCGCTGCCAACTCGCGCGCCGCCGCGCACGTTGATCCGCGCGGATCGCATCGGGCCGCAACACGCCCTTGCATCCGCTGCGATCCCGCTGTTGTTCCCTCCGGTGCAAATCGGTAGCCAGCTATACGTGGACGGTGGCGTGCGCCAGAACACGCCGATTGCCCCAGCGATTCGCCTGGGCGCGACCCATGTGTTGGTCGTTGGCACCTCGCGCCTGGTGCGTGGCGTGGTGCATCCCCAGCCGGATTTGCAGGCGCCCGGCGCGACCTTCTTGCTCGGCAAGATCCTCAATGCGTTGCTCCTCGACCACCTGGACAACGACCTCGGCATGGTGAACCTACTGAACGACACCATGGAGAGCGGGCGCGCGGCCTTCGGCCTCGACTACGTCGACAAGCTGAACGCCGCCGCGGCGCTGCGCGGCGGTCACCGCTTCAGCGAAATCAGCACGATGGTGGTTCGCCCCACGGAGCGCGTCGGCAAGCTCGCGGGTGATTACCTGCGGAAAGGCAAGCTCAAGGCGGGCCCGGTGGTGACCAAGCGTCTGCTCAAGCTGCTCGATGTGGGCGTGGCGGATGACGCAGACCTCGCGAGCTACCTGCTGTTCGATGGTGGCTTTGCCCGCAGCTTGATCGATCTAGGTCGCGCGGATGCGTACGCGCGCCGCACGGAGCTCTTGGACTTCTTTGGTGAGGTCGAAGAGGCAGGCCCCCCGGACGATGAAGGTCAAGACAGCTCGTCCTGGACCTTGCCGCCGCCTGCCGTCGGCTGA
- a CDS encoding PEGA domain-containing protein codes for MGRVWGLGALFIACACLLTVASPSIAYAAGNPVYLVTKQSDAEERRQLFRVAARFRRVVSALPLPPPERSTVQEANLEARRRAIELALKRARNYESEARFDACVREAARVLSEATTVLALSGHFEELRDLHIQIGACLVTAGQLEDARPHFLAAATFDEKPPKVGLHREDVEREQLKARDDVLKRARGMVRIESDPPGAEVWIDGRKQRGKTPLNAKVRLGDHFVTLRRFRFELLTERILLQPSGRVQLSMEVARPTTLAAQLVSGKPRAASTHEKQLAVALWSRAEDVLELKHLPRRRIELSLWDAASGKRVRHTQGPAKDLEALACRVLGESCREETGVPWYVWPLAGAVVVGGTVATIAVARSERDLKFCPPRGCN; via the coding sequence ATGGGTCGGGTTTGGGGGTTAGGCGCGCTGTTCATCGCCTGCGCCTGCTTGCTCACCGTCGCTTCACCCAGCATCGCCTACGCAGCTGGCAATCCGGTTTACTTGGTGACCAAACAGAGCGATGCCGAGGAGCGCCGTCAGCTGTTCCGCGTCGCCGCACGCTTTCGTCGGGTCGTCAGCGCACTGCCGCTGCCTCCGCCGGAGCGCAGCACCGTTCAAGAAGCCAACTTAGAGGCGCGCCGTCGCGCCATCGAGCTCGCGCTGAAGCGCGCCCGCAACTACGAATCCGAGGCGCGCTTCGATGCCTGCGTGCGTGAAGCGGCGCGAGTGCTCAGCGAAGCGACCACCGTGCTCGCGCTGAGCGGCCACTTCGAGGAGCTCCGAGATCTACACATCCAGATCGGCGCCTGTCTGGTTACCGCGGGGCAACTCGAAGACGCGCGGCCGCACTTCCTGGCCGCCGCGACCTTCGACGAGAAGCCTCCCAAGGTAGGCCTGCACCGCGAGGATGTAGAGCGGGAGCAGCTGAAGGCGCGCGACGACGTCCTCAAGCGCGCCCGCGGGATGGTGCGCATCGAGAGCGATCCGCCAGGCGCTGAAGTGTGGATTGACGGTCGCAAGCAGCGCGGCAAGACGCCGCTCAACGCCAAGGTGCGCCTCGGCGACCACTTCGTGACGCTGCGGCGCTTCCGCTTCGAGCTGCTCACCGAGCGCATCCTTCTGCAGCCGTCGGGGCGCGTGCAGCTCAGCATGGAAGTTGCGCGGCCCACCACGCTGGCTGCGCAGCTCGTGTCCGGAAAGCCTCGAGCCGCCTCGACTCACGAAAAACAGCTCGCCGTCGCGCTCTGGTCCCGCGCGGAGGACGTGCTGGAACTCAAGCACTTGCCCCGGCGGCGCATCGAACTGTCGCTGTGGGACGCCGCCTCTGGCAAGCGCGTACGCCACACTCAGGGGCCGGCGAAAGACCTCGAGGCGCTAGCCTGCCGGGTGCTCGGAGAAAGTTGCCGTGAGGAAACCGGCGTGCCCTGGTACGTGTGGCCTCTCGCCGGCGCCGTAGTCGTCGGCGGCACCGTAGCGACCATCGCAGTCGCCCGCAGCGAGCGCGACCTGAAGTTTTGTCCGCCGCGCGGGTGCAACTGA